The DNA segment CCGAGCCTCGAGGGCAGGACGGTCGGCGTCGCGGCGAAGGACATCGTCCACGACTTCTCCCGGATCGTGTACCAGTCGGTGCAGGACCGGGTGGAGGCGCTCGGCGGCACCGTCGTCGCCACCCAGGCCGAGGCCAAGGACGACAAGCACGTCTCGGACATCGAGAACCTCGTCGCGCAGAAGCCCGACGCGATCATCGTGATCCTCGGCGACGCGACGACCCTCGCGCCGGCGCTGAAGGAGGTGCACGACGCGGGCATCCCGCTGTTCACCATCGACAACGTGTCCGAGTACTCCGAGAACAACGTCACCAGCGACAACTGGCAGATCGGCTCGACGCTCGCCCGCACCATCGCCGAGGACATCGGCGGCTCCGGCCAGATCCTGGTCTTCAACGGCTTCCCGGGCGTCGCGCCCTGCCGCATCCGCTACAACGAGCTGAAGCTCGTCCTCGAGGACTACCCGGGCATCTCGATCCTCCAGCCCGAGCTGCAGGACAAGTACGAGGGCACGATCGAGGACGCGAAGCAGCAGATCGGCGACGCGCTCTCGCGCTACCCGAAGGGCGAGATCTCGGCGATCTGGTCCTGCTGGGACACCCCGCAGATCGGCGCCGCGCAGGCCGTCGACGCGGCGGGCCGCGACGAGATCAAGATCTACGGCGTCGACGCCGACCAGGGCGCGCTCGACCTGATCGCCGACCCCGACTCCTCCTACACCGCGACCGTCGCGCAGCAGAACCTCGCCATCGGCGCCGGCTCGGCCGACAACGTGGCCCGCTTCCTCGGCGGCGAGGCGGACGCGGTCACGCCGACCACCTACTTCGCCCCGGTGCTCATCGACAAGGCGAACATCGCCGAGAAGACCGCGGAGCTCGGTCTCGGTGGCTAGTCCGTCTGCGGCGGCCCCGGCCGCCCGACCCTCGGCCCCTCCGGCGCCCGCTCTCGAGATGGCGGGGATCTCGAAGTCCTTCGCCGGCGTGCCGGTGCTGCGCGACGTCGCTCTCACGGTCGGCCGCGGCGAGGTCGTCGCCCTGGTGGGCGAGAACGGCGCGGGCAAGTCCACGCTGATCAAGATCCTCACCGGCCTGTACTCGGCCGACGCGGGCTCGATCGCGATCGACGGAGCACCGGTGGCGATCACCGCCCCGCGCGACGCCGAGCGGGCCGGCATCCGGGTCGTGCACCAGGACCGGCACCTCGCCGGTCGCCTGACCGTGGCCGAGCAGCTCTACCTCGGCCACGAGCGGCTGCGCCGCCGGGGCACCTCGGCCGAGGCCGTGCTCGCCGAGCTGGTCGGCCTCGTCGTCCGCGGCGGCACCCTCGTCGACGACCTCACCGTCGCCGAGCAGCAGCAGCTGCAGATCGCCCGGGCGCTGCTGGTCGAGCCGCGGATCCTGGTGCTCGACGAGCCGACCGCACCGCTGGCCGCCGAGGAGGTGGCGGCGCTGTTCGCCTCGATCCGCCGGCTGCAGGCGCGCGGCGTCGCCGTGATCTACATCTCGCACTACCTCCAGGAGGTGCAGCGCGTCGCGAGCCGCGTGGTGGTGCTCCGCAACGGCGCGAACGTCGGCGGGCTGGACCTGATCGACGGCGACGCCGAGCAGGGCGCCCGGATCGTCGAGCTGATGCTCGGCCGCGACGTCGAGGAGTTCGCGCTCCGCTCCGACCGGGTGGTCGCCGCCGACGTCCCGCCGCTGCTCGAGCTCGAGGCGCTGACCGTGCCCGGCGCGCTCGACGCCCTCGACCTGACGGTGCGCCCGGGCGAGATCGTCGGCGTCACCGGCCTCGTCGGCTCCGGGGTCGACGTGCTCGCGGACGCCGTGGTCGGCCTCTCCCGCCGCAGCGGCCGCGTGCGCGTGGCCGGCACCGCCACCTCCTCCGCCCGGGCCTTCGTCGCCGCGGGCGGAGGCTACGTGCCGAGCGACCGGCGCCGCGACGGCGTCCTGCTCGCGCACACCGTCCGGGAGAACCTCTCGATCGCCTCGCTCGGGCGGATCAGCCTCGGCGGCCTGCTGCCCAGCCGCCGCCGCGACCGGGCGCTCGCGCTCGAGCAGATCGCCGCGCTCGACGTGCGCCCCGCCGATCCGGAGGCCGTGGTCGGCACGCTCTCCGGCGGCAACCAGCAGAAGGTCGCCGTGGGGAAGTGGCTGGCCGCCGGCTCGCGGGTGCTCGTCCTCGATCAGCCCACCGCGGGCGTCGACATCGGCAGCCGCGCGGCGGTCTACGCGCTCATCGACCGGCTCGTCGACGAGGGCGCCGGCATCCTCCTCGTCTCGCTCGACCTCGAGGAGCTCGTCGGCCTCGCCGACCGCGTCCTCGTGCTGCACCGCGGCGCCGTGCGCGCCGAGCTGCCCCGGAGCGAGCTCAGCGTCGACCGGGTGCTCGCGATCGCCTCCGGCGCCGTCGCCCCCGACACCCTGGAGAGTGCCCGATGACCCTCACCACCGCGCCCGCCGAGAAGGCGTCCCCGACGGAGGCGCCCGCCGCCCCGCGCGCCCGCCGCCGCGGCATCGGCGCGCTCGCGCTGATCGGCTACCTCGTCGTCCTCCTCGAGATCGCGGTGTTCAGCGCCGCCTCGCCCGTCTTCGCCACCGGCGGCAACGTCTCGACGATCCTGATCCAGGCCGTCGTCCCCGCGATCGCCGGCTTCGGCCTCGCGATCGTGGTGATCACCGGCGGCGACGACGTCGTCCGCGGCGGCATCGACCTCGCCTCCGGACCGATCGTCGGCCTCTCCGGCGTCGTCGCCGCCGTCGCCCTGACAGCGGGCCTCGGCGCACTGCCCGCCGTGCTGCTCGCCCTGCTCGTCTCGGTCGGCTTCGGCGCGATCAGCGGCACCGCCGTCGTGCTCGGCCTCCGCCCGCTGCTCGCCACGCTCGCCGTCTCCGGGATCGTCGGCTCCGTCGTCTTCCTCGCCACCGACAACGTCAAGGTGCCGGTCGCGGATCCGCTCTTCGACTGGCTGCGCGGCGGCAGCGTCCTCGGCCTCCCGGCACCGGTCGCGGTGCTCGCCGTCGTCACGGTGGCGACCGCCCTCGCCGTCGGCCGGACCTCCTGGGGCACCCGCAGCTACGCCGTCGGCCAGAACCCGACCGCGGCGAGCGTCGCGGGCGTCTCCGTCTGGCGCCACGTCCTCACCAGCTACCTGCTCTCCGGGCTCCTCGCCGGCATCGCCGGGCTGCTGCTCGCCGCGCGCCTCGCGGCCGCCGTGCCCGGGATCGGCAACCAGATCCTGCTCGACATCATCGTCACCGCCTACCTCTCGGTGGTGTTCTCCCGCCGCTTCGTCGTCACCATCGGCGGCACGCTGCTCGCCGCCGTCTTCGTGGCCGCGCTCGGCAACGGCTTCACCCTGATCGGCGTCGACAGCCAGTGGGTCGGCGCGATCAAGGGGCTGCTCATCCTGCTCGTCCTCGGCCTCGCGGCCCTCCGCGAGAGAGGGGTCCGCTCGTGACCGCCGTCGCCCTGCCCGTGTCCGAGTCCCGCCGGGCCCTCGCCGTCCGCCTGCTCGCGCCCGCCGCGGTCGTGCTCCTGCTCGCCGTCTTCGGCGCGAGCGTGCCCGGCTACTTCGCGCCGACCAACCTGCTCAACGTCGCGAGCGCCGGGGCGCTGCTGCTGATCGCGGCCTGCGCGATGACGCTCGTCGTCCGGGCCGGCGGGATCGACCTCTCGATCGGCATCGCGATCGACCTCGCGGCCCTCGGCGCCACCGCGCTGATCGCCGACGGCTACGTGACCTGGTTCGCGGTGCTGATCGGCCTCGGCTTCGGGACGCTGGCGGGCGTGGTCAACGCGGTGCTGGTGATCGTGCTGAGGATCCGCGCCTTCCTCGCGACGCTGTCGGTCTGGTTCATCGGCACCAGCGCCCAGCAGCTGCTCACCGGCGGCGGCGCGCCGATCTACCTGCGCCGCCAGGCGACGCCCGACGCCTTCGCCGCCTGGGGCAACGCCACCGTGCTCGGCATCGGCGTCCCGGTGCTGCTGGCGATCGCGGTCGCCGTCGCGGTCTGGCTGCTGCTGGACCGCACCCGCTGGGGCCGCGTGCTCACCGCGGCGGGGGAGCAGCCCGGAGCCACCCGCATCGCCGGCCGCCGCGTCGGGATCTCGCTCGCCTCCGCGTTCGTCGTCGCAGCGCTGATCGGCGCTCTGGCCGGCATCGCGCTCGCCTCGCGGAGCTACGGCTACTCGCCGGCGAGCGGCCAGCTCTACGTGCTCGACGCGATCGGCGCCGTCTTCATCGGCGCGACGCTCTCGGCGCACGGCCGCCCGAACGTGCTCGGCACCGTGCTCGGAGTCCTGATCTTCGGCCTGATCAACAACGGGCTCGTGCTGCTCGGCGTCTCCTTCTACTGGCAGGGCCTCGTCCGCGGATCGGTGCTGCTGCTCCTCCTCCTCGCGACAGCGCTGCTCCGCCGGGAGTCGATCGCGCCACCGCTGCGGACGCTGCTGACGTCGCGGCGGTGACGGGCGGGCATCGCGCGCCACCGACCTCCGCCGGACGTCCTCACCGCTCCGCGCATGCCGCTTCCGAACTAGGATCGGCAGTGCGCTGAGAGCAGGAGGAGACGACCATGACAGACCTCGCCACGAGTCCGCCGCCGGTCACGAGCTCGACGGGGCCCGGCAGCGAGTCCGCCCTCGAGGCTCGCCTGAGGATCATCGTCGGACTCGCCCACGGCGCCTCGGAGTCTCAGCTCGCCGACGAGCTCGAGCTCGCGCCGGACGTCGTGCACGAGCATCTCCGCGGCGTTCTCGTCCAGCTCTCTCCCGAGCTGCTCGCCATGGTCGCCCACCCCGAGCTGACCGACGGGCTGGACGGGCTGTATCGAGCCGTCCGCG comes from the Rathayibacter festucae DSM 15932 genome and includes:
- a CDS encoding sugar ABC transporter substrate-binding protein, with the protein product MRFRSLTSAVALLAAATLVLTGCSLKEESSGANAANAAAAEATTAAASTADVPSLEGRTVGVAAKDIVHDFSRIVYQSVQDRVEALGGTVVATQAEAKDDKHVSDIENLVAQKPDAIIVILGDATTLAPALKEVHDAGIPLFTIDNVSEYSENNVTSDNWQIGSTLARTIAEDIGGSGQILVFNGFPGVAPCRIRYNELKLVLEDYPGISILQPELQDKYEGTIEDAKQQIGDALSRYPKGEISAIWSCWDTPQIGAAQAVDAAGRDEIKIYGVDADQGALDLIADPDSSYTATVAQQNLAIGAGSADNVARFLGGEADAVTPTTYFAPVLIDKANIAEKTAELGLGG
- a CDS encoding sugar ABC transporter ATP-binding protein, whose protein sequence is MAGISKSFAGVPVLRDVALTVGRGEVVALVGENGAGKSTLIKILTGLYSADAGSIAIDGAPVAITAPRDAERAGIRVVHQDRHLAGRLTVAEQLYLGHERLRRRGTSAEAVLAELVGLVVRGGTLVDDLTVAEQQQLQIARALLVEPRILVLDEPTAPLAAEEVAALFASIRRLQARGVAVIYISHYLQEVQRVASRVVVLRNGANVGGLDLIDGDAEQGARIVELMLGRDVEEFALRSDRVVAADVPPLLELEALTVPGALDALDLTVRPGEIVGVTGLVGSGVDVLADAVVGLSRRSGRVRVAGTATSSARAFVAAGGGYVPSDRRRDGVLLAHTVRENLSIASLGRISLGGLLPSRRRDRALALEQIAALDVRPADPEAVVGTLSGGNQQKVAVGKWLAAGSRVLVLDQPTAGVDIGSRAAVYALIDRLVDEGAGILLVSLDLEELVGLADRVLVLHRGAVRAELPRSELSVDRVLAIASGAVAPDTLESAR
- a CDS encoding ABC transporter permease, which encodes MTLTTAPAEKASPTEAPAAPRARRRGIGALALIGYLVVLLEIAVFSAASPVFATGGNVSTILIQAVVPAIAGFGLAIVVITGGDDVVRGGIDLASGPIVGLSGVVAAVALTAGLGALPAVLLALLVSVGFGAISGTAVVLGLRPLLATLAVSGIVGSVVFLATDNVKVPVADPLFDWLRGGSVLGLPAPVAVLAVVTVATALAVGRTSWGTRSYAVGQNPTAASVAGVSVWRHVLTSYLLSGLLAGIAGLLLAARLAAAVPGIGNQILLDIIVTAYLSVVFSRRFVVTIGGTLLAAVFVAALGNGFTLIGVDSQWVGAIKGLLILLVLGLAALRERGVRS
- a CDS encoding ABC transporter permease, which codes for MTAVALPVSESRRALAVRLLAPAAVVLLLAVFGASVPGYFAPTNLLNVASAGALLLIAACAMTLVVRAGGIDLSIGIAIDLAALGATALIADGYVTWFAVLIGLGFGTLAGVVNAVLVIVLRIRAFLATLSVWFIGTSAQQLLTGGGAPIYLRRQATPDAFAAWGNATVLGIGVPVLLAIAVAVAVWLLLDRTRWGRVLTAAGEQPGATRIAGRRVGISLASAFVVAALIGALAGIALASRSYGYSPASGQLYVLDAIGAVFIGATLSAHGRPNVLGTVLGVLIFGLINNGLVLLGVSFYWQGLVRGSVLLLLLLATALLRRESIAPPLRTLLTSRR